A portion of the Nitratidesulfovibrio termitidis HI1 genome contains these proteins:
- a CDS encoding FlgO family outer membrane protein, whose product MSRESRVPRESHIPQKTPAKGQDKTAGTGVAALARTGIVLTGLALAALPLLPPGGTSAGAEMRQSQGVPPQPSSMAPHPPRLGADPGAPLEARESGEANVNGQTMPLSTVVTHDNGFMVPDNQGGMFWSKGAPRPQADPNYMEARELKLKVRELVDQLLATVPNDALMGYIALPTSFVNQDDFDESSSLGRYIAEQLFYEFNQRGFPVREYRLPGTLRPREGEGEFLLSRNVGVLPAREGWAVFVAGTYYRDKYSVFINARLIRAADGLVLRTAELVTPANGLLGRMLANTGRKLTGGSMNIGDFDRTTRK is encoded by the coding sequence ATGTCCCGTGAATCCCGCGTACCCCGCGAGTCACATATTCCGCAGAAGACCCCCGCCAAGGGGCAGGACAAGACGGCAGGCACGGGCGTTGCGGCGCTGGCCCGCACGGGTATCGTCCTGACCGGGCTGGCCCTTGCCGCCCTGCCCCTGCTGCCCCCCGGCGGTACATCCGCCGGGGCCGAGATGCGCCAGTCGCAGGGCGTCCCGCCGCAGCCATCCTCCATGGCGCCCCATCCGCCGCGTCTCGGCGCTGACCCCGGCGCCCCGCTGGAGGCCAGGGAATCGGGCGAGGCCAACGTGAACGGGCAAACCATGCCCCTGTCCACGGTGGTCACCCACGACAACGGCTTCATGGTGCCCGACAATCAGGGCGGCATGTTCTGGAGCAAGGGCGCGCCGCGCCCCCAGGCGGACCCCAACTACATGGAAGCCCGCGAACTGAAGCTGAAGGTGCGTGAACTGGTGGACCAGTTGCTGGCCACCGTGCCCAACGACGCGCTGATGGGGTACATTGCCCTGCCAACGTCGTTTGTGAATCAGGACGACTTTGACGAATCGTCGTCGCTTGGCCGCTACATTGCGGAACAACTGTTCTACGAATTCAACCAGCGCGGTTTTCCCGTGCGCGAATACCGCCTGCCCGGCACCCTGCGCCCGCGCGAGGGCGAAGGCGAATTCCTGCTGTCGCGCAACGTGGGCGTGCTGCCCGCGCGCGAAGGCTGGGCCGTGTTCGTGGCGGGCACCTACTACCGCGACAAGTACAGCGTGTTCATCAACGCACGGCTGATCCGCGCGGCGGACGGCCTGGTGCTGCGCACGGCGGAACTGGTGACACCCGCCAACGGGCTGCTGGGCCGCATGCTGGCCAACACCGGGCGCAAGTTGACGGGCGGTTCCATGAACATCGGCGATTTCGACCGGACTACCCGGAAATAG
- a CDS encoding Fur family transcriptional regulator, with the protein MTNTAHHHATAPHAPAEPDARARLEHAGLEATPRRIAVLEALAALPHAPAAQELLDAVRRTTRMDKVTLYRTLDLLVEAGILQRHSGADGAFRHCMAPAGENAPHGHFQCTRCGVMTCLPPLPKALDAATLLPAGVTVEHVEVRLDGVCRRCRRD; encoded by the coding sequence ATGACCAACACCGCGCATCACCACGCCACCGCCCCGCACGCCCCTGCCGAGCCCGACGCCCGCGCCCGGCTGGAACACGCCGGGCTGGAAGCCACCCCCCGCCGCATCGCCGTGCTGGAGGCCCTGGCCGCCCTGCCCCATGCCCCCGCCGCGCAGGAACTGCTGGACGCGGTGCGCCGCACCACCCGCATGGACAAGGTGACCCTGTACCGCACCCTGGACCTGCTGGTGGAAGCGGGCATCCTGCAACGCCACAGCGGGGCCGACGGCGCCTTCCGGCACTGTATGGCCCCGGCGGGGGAAAACGCGCCGCACGGCCATTTCCAGTGCACCCGTTGCGGGGTGATGACCTGCCTGCCCCCGCTGCCCAAGGCGCTGGACGCGGCCACCCTGCTGCCCGCCGGGGTTACCGTGGAGCACGTGGAAGTGCGCCTGGACGGTGTGTGCAGGCGGTGCCGCAGGGACTGA
- a CDS encoding iron hydrogenase small subunit codes for MQIVNLTRRGFLKAACVVTGGALISIRMTGKAAAATKQLKDYMMDRINAVYGADARFPVRASQDNKQVQELYKTFLEHPMGHKAEQLLHTHWVDRSKAIERMKAEGAYPNPRAKEFAGNTYPYE; via the coding sequence ATGCAGATCGTCAACCTTACCCGGCGCGGCTTTCTGAAGGCCGCCTGCGTCGTCACCGGCGGCGCCCTGATCAGCATCCGCATGACCGGCAAGGCCGCGGCCGCCACCAAGCAGCTGAAGGACTACATGATGGACCGCATCAACGCGGTCTACGGGGCGGACGCCAGGTTCCCGGTGCGCGCCTCTCAGGACAACAAGCAGGTGCAGGAACTGTACAAGACCTTCCTTGAGCACCCCATGGGGCACAAGGCGGAGCAACTGCTGCACACCCACTGGGTGGACCGCTCCAAGGCCATCGAGCGCATGAAGGCCGAAGGGGCCTACCCCAACCCGCGCGCCAAGGAATTCGCGGGCAACACCTACCCCTACGAATAG
- a CDS encoding [FeFe] hydrogenase, group A, translating to MSRIEMEKIFYEDHSPDPKTDPDKLFFIQIDESKCIGCDTCQQYCPTGAIFGDTGDAHKIPHEELCINCGQCLTHCPVGAIYESQSWVTEIDKQIKAKDVKVIAMPAPAVRYALGDAFGLPVGAVTTGKMFSALKELGFDHCWDNEFTADVTIWEEGTEFVQRLTKKLDKPLPQFTSCCPGWHKYVESLYPDLFPHMSSCKSPIGMLGTLAKTYGADRMKYDRSKVYTVSIMPCTAKKYEGMRPQLWDSGYKDIDATIDTRELAYMIKKAKIDFTKLPDGKRDTLMGESTGGATLFGVTGGVMEAALRYAYQAVTGKKPESLDFKGVRGLQGVKEATVNVGGVDVKVAVVHGAKRFHDVCELVKAGKAPWHFIEFMACPGGCVCGGGQPVMPGVLEAADRRVTKMYAGLKKRLAMASASRA from the coding sequence ATGAGCCGTATCGAAATGGAGAAGATCTTCTACGAAGATCATTCTCCGGACCCCAAGACGGATCCCGACAAGCTCTTCTTCATCCAGATCGATGAATCGAAGTGCATCGGGTGCGACACCTGCCAGCAGTACTGCCCCACGGGCGCCATTTTCGGCGACACGGGCGACGCGCACAAGATTCCCCACGAGGAACTGTGCATCAACTGCGGCCAGTGTCTGACCCACTGCCCCGTGGGCGCCATCTACGAATCGCAGTCGTGGGTGACCGAGATCGACAAGCAGATCAAGGCCAAGGACGTCAAGGTCATCGCCATGCCCGCGCCCGCCGTGCGCTACGCCCTGGGCGACGCCTTCGGCCTGCCCGTGGGCGCCGTGACCACCGGCAAGATGTTCTCGGCGCTCAAGGAACTGGGCTTCGACCACTGCTGGGACAACGAATTCACCGCCGACGTGACCATCTGGGAAGAAGGCACCGAATTCGTGCAGCGCCTGACCAAGAAGCTGGACAAGCCGCTGCCCCAGTTCACCTCGTGCTGCCCCGGCTGGCACAAGTACGTGGAATCGCTGTATCCGGACCTGTTCCCGCACATGTCGTCGTGCAAGTCGCCCATCGGCATGCTGGGCACGCTGGCCAAGACCTACGGCGCGGACCGCATGAAGTACGACCGTTCCAAGGTGTACACCGTGTCCATCATGCCCTGCACCGCCAAGAAGTACGAAGGCATGCGCCCGCAGCTGTGGGACAGTGGCTACAAGGACATCGACGCCACCATCGACACCCGCGAACTGGCGTACATGATCAAGAAGGCCAAGATCGACTTCACCAAGCTGCCCGACGGCAAGCGCGACACCCTGATGGGTGAATCCACCGGCGGCGCGACCCTGTTCGGCGTTACCGGCGGCGTCATGGAAGCGGCCCTGCGCTACGCCTACCAGGCCGTCACCGGCAAGAAGCCGGAAAGCCTGGACTTCAAGGGCGTGCGCGGGTTGCAGGGCGTGAAGGAGGCCACGGTGAACGTGGGCGGCGTAGACGTGAAGGTGGCCGTGGTGCACGGGGCCAAGCGCTTCCATGACGTGTGCGAACTGGTGAAGGCGGGCAAGGCCCCGTGGCACTTCATCGAGTTCATGGCCTGCCCCGGCGGTTGCGTGTGCGGCGGCGGCCAGCCGGTGATGCCCGGCGTGCTCGAAGCAGCGGACCGGCGGGTTACGAAGATGTACGCGGGTCTCAAGAAGCGCTTGGCCATGGCCAGCGCCAGCCGGGCATAG
- a CDS encoding FlgO family outer membrane protein: protein MKRILALLVLTIGLLLPLAAAAASVPEAADAMAAAMDVQMARKLGQEAPPAKGISIMVTTPVDLGDLEGANGLARQMAEEMSRWFVQAGYRVQEIRKGRTILFQPETGELLLTRKTELLGTQNVASVAILAGTYTITPKAVRFNMRLIHTPTNEVLAMGTATVPVSEELRPLLVDASRIGPIRPSVGTSLR from the coding sequence ATGAAGCGCATACTCGCCCTGCTCGTGCTGACCATAGGCCTGCTGCTGCCCCTGGCGGCGGCCGCCGCCAGCGTGCCCGAAGCCGCCGACGCCATGGCTGCGGCCATGGACGTGCAGATGGCCCGCAAACTGGGGCAGGAAGCCCCGCCCGCCAAGGGCATCAGCATCATGGTCACCACCCCGGTGGACCTTGGCGACCTGGAAGGCGCCAACGGGCTGGCCCGCCAGATGGCCGAGGAAATGTCCCGCTGGTTCGTGCAGGCGGGCTACCGGGTGCAGGAAATCCGCAAGGGCCGCACCATCCTGTTCCAGCCGGAAACGGGCGAACTGCTGCTGACCCGCAAGACGGAACTGCTGGGCACCCAGAACGTGGCCAGCGTGGCCATTCTGGCGGGCACCTACACCATCACCCCCAAGGCCGTGCGCTTCAACATGCGGCTCATCCACACCCCCACCAACGAGGTGCTGGCCATGGGCACGGCCACGGTGCCGGTTTCCGAGGAACTGCGCCCACTGCTGGTGGACGCCTCGCGCATTGGCCCCATCCGGCCCAGCGTGGGCACCAGCCTGCGCTGA
- the hydF gene encoding [FeFe] hydrogenase H-cluster maturation GTPase HydF, with the protein MQDTPRGLRLHIGIYGRRNVGKSSLLNGLVGQGASIVSDTPGTTTDPVEKTLELDPVGPVVFIDTAGIDDEGALGALRRERSERALDRTDVALLVTDGAWGRDEEALAEAFAARKLPYFVVANKADLADGTPGGALYPTVRDALAGRGIPVVAASALLGQGLDAVRERIAMLAPEHAIAQPHMLSDLVPPGGLVVLVAPIDLGAPRGRLILPQVQAIRDLLDGDQMCLVVKERELRAALDRLSAPPDLVVCDSQVVLKAAADTPPGVPLTTFSILMARLKGDLVELARGAAAIERLGPGDRVLIAEACTHHPLADDIGRVKIPRWLRQYAGGDIEIDVAAGKELSEDMAAYALVVHCGGCVINRGNMLARLRAARRAGVPMTNYGLAISLTQGVLPRALGPFPAALDAFRAAAKDA; encoded by the coding sequence ATGCAGGATACCCCAAGGGGACTGCGGCTGCACATCGGCATCTACGGACGCCGCAACGTCGGCAAGTCGTCGCTGCTGAACGGGCTGGTGGGGCAGGGCGCGTCCATCGTTTCGGACACGCCGGGCACCACTACCGACCCCGTGGAAAAGACGCTGGAGCTCGACCCGGTGGGCCCCGTGGTGTTCATAGACACGGCGGGCATCGACGACGAGGGGGCGCTGGGCGCGCTGCGCCGCGAACGCTCGGAGCGCGCGCTGGACCGCACCGACGTGGCCCTGCTGGTCACCGACGGCGCGTGGGGCCGCGACGAGGAGGCGCTGGCGGAGGCCTTTGCCGCGCGCAAGCTGCCGTACTTCGTGGTGGCCAACAAGGCGGACCTTGCGGACGGCACGCCCGGCGGGGCGCTGTACCCGACCGTGCGCGATGCGCTTGCCGGGCGCGGCATCCCCGTGGTGGCGGCCTCGGCCCTGCTGGGCCAGGGGCTGGACGCCGTGCGCGAGCGCATCGCCATGCTGGCCCCGGAACACGCCATCGCCCAACCGCACATGTTGTCCGACCTGGTGCCGCCGGGGGGACTCGTGGTGCTGGTGGCGCCCATCGACCTCGGCGCGCCCAGGGGGCGGCTGATCCTGCCGCAGGTGCAGGCCATCCGCGACCTGCTGGACGGCGACCAGATGTGCCTGGTGGTCAAGGAGCGCGAACTGCGCGCCGCGCTGGATCGCCTGTCCGCGCCGCCGGACCTTGTGGTGTGCGACTCGCAGGTGGTGCTGAAGGCGGCGGCGGATACCCCGCCCGGCGTGCCCCTGACCACCTTTTCCATTCTGATGGCCCGGCTGAAGGGCGACCTGGTGGAACTGGCGCGCGGGGCTGCGGCCATCGAACGGCTGGGGCCCGGCGACCGGGTGCTGATAGCCGAGGCCTGCACCCACCACCCCCTGGCCGACGACATAGGTCGGGTCAAGATTCCCCGCTGGCTGCGCCAGTATGCGGGCGGCGACATCGAAATCGACGTCGCCGCGGGCAAGGAACTTTCCGAGGACATGGCCGCTTATGCGCTGGTGGTGCATTGCGGCGGCTGCGTCATCAACCGGGGCAACATGCTGGCCCGGCTGCGCGCGGCGCGGCGGGCGGGGGTGCCCATGACCAATTACGGGCTGGCCATTTCGCTGACGCAAGGGGTGCTGCCCCGCGCGCTGGGACCGTTCCCGGCGGCGCTGGACGCCTTCCGCGCGGCGGCGAAGGACGCCTGA
- a CDS encoding metal ABC transporter permease, with product MLDALSYDFMQQALAASLLASIACGVIGTLVVVNRLVFLAGGVSHAAYGGVGLAFHYGWPVLPSAIGFSVASSMLMAGVALKRPEKADTAIGVLWAAGMAFGIILIDLTPGYKADLMSFLFGSILAVPATDLYLMAALDAVLLAVVALCHQTLLVTSFDREFAEARGLPVRTAHYLVVGMTAVGVVMLIRVVGLVLVMALLTIPPFIAARSARSLPSMMAAATAWSTVFCVGGLALAYRWDVTSGAAIIAVASAGFMAVSGAGMLRRIMARKTARRAQAKVAS from the coding sequence ATGCTCGACGCGCTCTCCTACGACTTCATGCAGCAGGCCCTGGCCGCATCCTTGCTGGCCAGCATTGCCTGCGGGGTCATCGGCACCCTGGTGGTGGTGAACCGGCTGGTGTTTCTGGCTGGCGGCGTGTCGCACGCGGCCTACGGTGGCGTGGGGCTGGCCTTCCATTACGGCTGGCCGGTGCTGCCCAGCGCCATCGGCTTTTCCGTGGCCTCGTCCATGCTCATGGCCGGGGTGGCGCTGAAGCGGCCCGAAAAGGCGGATACGGCCATCGGCGTGCTGTGGGCGGCGGGCATGGCCTTCGGGATCATCCTCATAGACCTTACCCCCGGCTACAAGGCCGACCTGATGAGCTTTCTGTTCGGGTCCATCCTGGCCGTGCCGGCCACCGACCTGTACCTGATGGCCGCGCTGGATGCCGTACTGCTGGCCGTGGTGGCCCTGTGCCACCAGACCCTGCTGGTGACATCCTTCGACCGCGAATTCGCCGAGGCGCGCGGCCTGCCGGTGCGCACCGCGCACTACCTGGTGGTGGGCATGACGGCGGTGGGCGTGGTGATGCTGATCCGCGTGGTGGGGCTGGTGCTGGTCATGGCCCTGCTGACCATCCCGCCGTTCATCGCGGCGCGCTCGGCCCGCTCGCTGCCCTCCATGATGGCTGCCGCCACCGCGTGGAGCACCGTGTTCTGCGTGGGCGGGCTGGCCCTGGCCTACCGCTGGGACGTGACATCCGGCGCGGCCATCATCGCCGTGGCCTCGGCAGGGTTCATGGCCGTGTCCGGCGCGGGTATGCTGCGCCGCATCATGGCCCGCAAGACCGCCCGACGGGCGCAAGCCAAGGTTGCTTCATGA
- a CDS encoding TM1266 family iron-only hydrogenase system putative regulator — protein sequence MQANGQCKRVGVVALLVSNREACADKVNAVISEFGSLVIGRMGVPYRERGVGVISLIVDGTTDELGAMTGRLGAIPGVRIKTLLLTDAA from the coding sequence ATGCAAGCCAACGGACAATGCAAGCGCGTGGGCGTGGTGGCGCTGCTGGTCAGCAACCGCGAGGCCTGCGCGGACAAGGTCAATGCCGTGATCAGCGAGTTCGGTTCGCTGGTCATCGGACGCATGGGGGTGCCGTACCGGGAGCGCGGAGTGGGCGTCATTTCGCTGATCGTGGACGGCACCACCGACGAACTGGGGGCGATGACGGGCAGGCTGGGGGCCATCCCCGGCGTGCGCATCAAGACGCTTCTGCTTACCGACGCGGCATGA
- the hydG gene encoding [FeFe] hydrogenase H-cluster radical SAM maturase HydG, giving the protein MGKATDADRDVSWLDDGFIADTLARNTTEDAGKIREVLAKARELEGLDHDDVAALMHVQSPGLVDELFDTARRVKEEIYGNRLVMFAPLYISNLCANECLYCAFRATNRDLDRRALSMDEVAAETRVLVRQGHKRVLLVAGESYPGEGFEYVLKAIDAVYSVHEESGEIRRVNVNVAPLTVEDFTRLKERGIGTYQLFQETYHRPTYTRVHVGGLKRDFDWRASAMDRAMRAGIDDVGLGVLYGLADWRFDTLALMSHIRHLEDRFGVGCHTISVPRIEPAVGSEMASCPPQAVTDDEFRKLVAILRLAVPYTGLIMSTRENAEVRHATLALGVSQISAGSRTNPGGYTEAEKFESSQFQLGDHRSLSEVVADIGRMGYIPSFCTACYRLGRTGQDFMDLAKPGLIKEKCAPNALSTFLEYLIDYGSPMEREVGQGVIAAELGCMDDRTRRVAERMLGKVQEGRRDVFC; this is encoded by the coding sequence ATGGGCAAGGCAACGGATGCCGACAGGGACGTTTCGTGGCTTGACGACGGCTTCATCGCGGACACGCTGGCCCGCAACACCACCGAGGACGCGGGCAAGATCCGCGAGGTGCTGGCCAAGGCCCGCGAACTGGAAGGGCTGGACCACGACGACGTGGCCGCGCTGATGCACGTGCAAAGCCCCGGCCTTGTCGATGAACTGTTCGACACGGCCCGCCGGGTCAAGGAAGAGATTTACGGCAACCGGCTGGTCATGTTCGCGCCGCTGTACATCTCCAACCTGTGCGCCAACGAATGTCTGTACTGTGCGTTTCGCGCCACCAACAGGGATCTGGACCGCCGTGCCCTGTCCATGGACGAGGTGGCCGCGGAAACCCGCGTGCTGGTGCGCCAGGGCCACAAGCGGGTGCTGCTGGTGGCGGGCGAATCGTACCCCGGCGAGGGCTTCGAGTACGTGCTGAAGGCCATCGACGCGGTGTACTCGGTGCATGAGGAAAGCGGCGAGATCCGGCGGGTCAACGTCAACGTGGCCCCGCTGACGGTGGAAGACTTCACCCGGCTGAAGGAACGCGGCATCGGCACCTACCAGCTGTTCCAGGAAACCTACCATCGGCCCACCTACACCCGCGTGCATGTGGGCGGCCTGAAGCGCGACTTCGACTGGCGCGCCTCGGCCATGGACCGTGCCATGCGCGCGGGCATCGACGACGTGGGCCTGGGCGTGCTGTACGGGCTGGCCGACTGGCGGTTCGACACCCTGGCGCTGATGAGCCACATCCGCCATCTGGAAGACCGCTTCGGCGTGGGCTGCCACACCATCAGCGTGCCGCGCATCGAGCCCGCCGTGGGTTCCGAGATGGCCAGCTGTCCGCCGCAGGCCGTGACCGACGACGAATTCCGCAAGCTGGTGGCCATCCTGCGGCTGGCCGTGCCCTACACCGGGCTGATCATGTCCACGCGAGAGAACGCAGAGGTGCGCCACGCCACCCTGGCCCTTGGCGTGTCGCAGATATCGGCGGGCAGCCGCACCAACCCCGGCGGCTACACCGAGGCGGAAAAGTTCGAATCCAGCCAGTTCCAGCTCGGCGACCACCGCAGTCTTTCCGAGGTCGTGGCCGACATCGGACGCATGGGCTACATCCCCTCGTTCTGTACCGCCTGCTACCGGTTGGGCCGCACCGGGCAGGACTTCATGGACCTGGCCAAGCCCGGCCTGATCAAGGAAAAGTGCGCCCCCAACGCACTGTCCACCTTCCTCGAATACCTCATCGACTACGGCAGCCCCATGGAGCGCGAGGTGGGACAGGGCGTCATAGCCGCCGAACTCGGCTGCATGGACGACCGTACCCGCCGCGTGGCCGAACGCATGCTGGGCAAGGTGCAGGAAGGGCGCAGGGATGTCTTCTGCTGA
- a CDS encoding tetratricopeptide repeat protein, translating into MRAPIMRIPAILLLLASLALPALGGCGRQVASVPDSDEALYNWHQGRTYQAQGRYELAREHYLLALAAARSDDVRDALAREVDVVDRQIKTLR; encoded by the coding sequence GTGAGGGCACCCATCATGCGCATCCCTGCCATACTTCTGCTGCTGGCCAGCCTTGCCCTGCCCGCCCTTGGCGGATGCGGCAGGCAGGTGGCCTCCGTACCGGACAGCGACGAGGCCCTATACAACTGGCATCAGGGCCGCACCTATCAGGCTCAGGGCCGCTACGAACTGGCCCGCGAACACTACCTGCTGGCGCTGGCCGCCGCGCGCTCGGACGATGTGCGCGACGCCCTGGCCCGCGAAGTGGACGTGGTGGACCGCCAGATAAAGACGCTGCGCTGA
- a CDS encoding aspartate ammonia-lyase — protein sequence MGGTIGIANLPSDTCGTCNRAAYAPVRAEHDLLGEMSVPADAYHGIHTLRALDNFAVAGRRLHPGLVEALALVKKACARANAELGHLEPRVADAVCAACDEMLHGDLGAHVLVDALQGGAGTSANMNVNEVLANRAEEFMGGTRGAYRLAHPLDHVNLHQSTNDVFPTALRVAAMRGLRELERAVAALQRAFQDRERDFAGVVKLGRTQLQDAVPMTLGAECSAWAEALSRDRWRIFKCEERLRVVNLGGTAVGTGITAPRDYIFLVVERLREVTGLGLARAENLVDATQNADVFVEVSGILKAHAVNLLKISADLRLLASGPRGGLGELALPAVQAGSSLMPGKVNPVICEAVAQAAMRALGNDAALTLAAQAGQLELNAFLPLVADALLDTISILTRACVMFRTRCVEGMRADAAACARHVDDSWGTVTALVPVLGYEGATRLVGVMRERGCGLREAARHTGLLDEAALEALLSPEAMARLGRPTGQAMRSGVLRNGRDSSPDNAPGNGRDDDHGNGQGRP from the coding sequence ATGGGCGGTACGATCGGCATCGCCAACCTGCCCTCGGATACCTGCGGGACGTGCAACCGCGCGGCGTACGCACCCGTCCGCGCGGAACACGACCTGCTGGGCGAAATGTCCGTGCCCGCGGATGCCTACCACGGCATCCATACCCTGCGGGCACTGGACAACTTCGCCGTTGCCGGGCGGCGCCTCCACCCGGGACTCGTGGAGGCGCTTGCCCTGGTCAAGAAGGCCTGCGCCCGCGCCAACGCCGAACTGGGCCATCTGGAGCCCCGCGTGGCCGATGCCGTATGCGCCGCCTGCGACGAGATGCTGCACGGCGATCTGGGCGCGCACGTGCTGGTTGATGCCTTGCAGGGGGGCGCGGGCACCTCGGCCAACATGAACGTCAACGAGGTGCTGGCCAACCGGGCGGAAGAATTCATGGGCGGCACGCGCGGCGCGTACCGGCTGGCGCACCCGCTGGACCACGTCAACCTGCACCAGTCCACAAATGACGTCTTTCCCACGGCGCTGCGGGTGGCGGCCATGCGCGGCCTGCGCGAACTGGAGCGGGCCGTGGCCGCGCTGCAACGCGCCTTTCAGGACCGCGAACGCGACTTCGCCGGGGTGGTCAAGCTGGGCCGTACGCAGTTGCAGGACGCCGTGCCCATGACCCTGGGGGCGGAATGCTCCGCCTGGGCGGAAGCCCTTTCGCGCGACCGCTGGCGCATCTTCAAGTGCGAGGAGCGGCTGCGCGTGGTCAACCTGGGCGGCACGGCGGTGGGCACGGGCATCACCGCCCCGCGCGACTACATCTTTCTGGTGGTGGAGCGGCTGCGCGAGGTGACCGGCCTTGGCCTGGCCCGTGCCGAGAATCTGGTGGACGCCACCCAGAACGCCGACGTGTTCGTGGAGGTTTCCGGCATCCTGAAGGCGCACGCGGTGAACCTGCTGAAGATTTCCGCCGACCTGCGGCTGCTGGCCTCCGGCCCGCGCGGTGGGCTGGGCGAACTGGCGCTGCCCGCCGTGCAGGCCGGGTCCAGCCTGATGCCCGGCAAGGTCAACCCGGTGATCTGCGAGGCTGTGGCCCAGGCGGCCATGCGCGCCCTGGGCAACGACGCGGCCCTGACCCTGGCCGCGCAGGCCGGGCAACTGGAACTGAACGCGTTCCTGCCGCTGGTGGCGGATGCGCTGCTGGACACCATTTCCATTCTCACCCGCGCCTGCGTCATGTTTCGCACCCGCTGCGTGGAAGGCATGCGGGCGGACGCGGCGGCCTGCGCGCGCCACGTGGACGATTCGTGGGGCACGGTGACCGCGCTGGTGCCGGTGCTGGGCTACGAGGGGGCCACCCGGCTGGTCGGCGTCATGCGCGAGCGCGGCTGCGGCCTGCGCGAGGCCGCGCGCCACACCGGCCTGCTGGACGAGGCCGCGCTGGAAGCGCTGCTGTCGCCCGAGGCCATGGCCCGGCTGGGAAGGCCGACAGGGCAGGCGATGCGCTCCGGCGTCCTCCGAAACGGTCGGGACAGTAGCCCTGACAATGCCCCTGGCAATGGCCGCGACGACGACCACGGCAACGGGCAGGGACGGCCATGA
- the hydE gene encoding [FeFe] hydrogenase H-cluster radical SAM maturase HydE: MMHRDEILGLLFETPFDQLAARADAVRREVKGDVVHVRGIVEFSNHCIRNCVYCGLRRDNAQARRYRLTLPEVLTAAGEAAAAGADTVVLQSGDDYGMAPRALADMVEVVKTRLGLAVTLSVGERPARDYALWRAAGADRFLMKHETADAALYARLHPGKTLAQRLAALRHLRDAGYEVGSGFIVGVPGQRPESLADDVLLVCELAADMCGAGPFVPNSATPLAGAAHGPVELTLRCMAALRIARPGLNLPATTALATLAPQDGQLAGLHAGGNVLMPGFTPAARRADYHIYDHKRRVDMDDALDTIRRAGRVPAAAQGARACRIPQGDCGCTSASTDAATSASRRC, from the coding sequence ATGATGCACCGCGACGAGATTCTCGGCCTGCTGTTCGAAACACCCTTCGACCAGCTTGCGGCCCGCGCCGACGCGGTTCGCCGCGAAGTTAAAGGCGACGTGGTGCACGTGCGCGGCATCGTGGAATTTTCCAATCATTGCATCCGCAATTGCGTGTACTGCGGGCTGCGCCGCGACAACGCGCAGGCGCGCCGCTACCGGCTGACCCTGCCGGAGGTGCTGACGGCGGCGGGCGAGGCTGCCGCAGCCGGGGCGGACACCGTGGTGCTGCAATCGGGCGACGATTACGGCATGGCCCCGCGCGCCCTTGCCGACATGGTGGAGGTGGTGAAGACCCGGCTGGGTCTTGCCGTCACCCTGAGCGTGGGCGAACGCCCGGCACGGGATTACGCCCTGTGGCGTGCCGCCGGGGCGGACCGCTTTCTGATGAAGCACGAGACGGCGGACGCCGCCCTGTACGCCCGTCTGCATCCCGGCAAGACGCTGGCCCAGCGGCTTGCGGCCCTGCGCCACCTGCGCGACGCGGGCTACGAGGTGGGCAGCGGGTTCATCGTGGGGGTGCCGGGGCAGCGCCCCGAATCGCTGGCCGACGACGTGCTGCTGGTGTGCGAACTGGCGGCGGACATGTGCGGGGCCGGTCCTTTCGTGCCCAACAGCGCAACCCCGCTGGCCGGGGCGGCGCACGGCCCGGTGGAACTGACCCTGCGCTGCATGGCCGCGCTGCGCATCGCCCGTCCCGGCCTGAACCTGCCCGCCACCACCGCCCTGGCCACCCTGGCCCCGCAGGACGGGCAGCTTGCCGGTCTGCACGCGGGCGGCAATGTGCTGATGCCGGGCTTCACCCCCGCAGCCCGCCGGGCGGACTACCACATTTACGACCACAAGCGGCGCGTGGACATGGACGACGCGCTGGACACCATCCGCCGGGCCGGGCGCGTGCCCGCAGCGGCGCAAGGAGCAAGGGCATGCAGGATACCCCAAGGGGACTGCGGCTGCACATCGGCATCTACGGACGCCGCAACGTCGGCAAGTCGTCGCTGCTGA